Within the Bacillus pumilus genome, the region GTGTGTACAGGGAATGTACGCTCAACGCCTACACCGTAAGAAATCTTACGAACTGTGAAAGTTTCGCTGATTCCACCACCACGACGCTTAATTACAACACCTTCAAAGATCTGGATACGCTCACGAGTACCCTCGACAACTTTAACGTGTACACGTAAAGTGTCACCAGGACGGAACGCAGGAAGATCAGTGCGTAATTGTTCTTTTGTGATTTCTTCAATCAATTGTTGCATCGTTTTCAACTCCTTCCAACAGATGCTCATGTCCTCTTTCTTCATTGCAGCGGAACATCGTTTTCAAACTTGAATCGGCAAGCCGTCCAAGTCACAAGTAGTATCATACCATACCTATATGCAGTGTGCAATACAATCTAGTCATTATGAAGCTGCCAAAGCCATCTTTTTTCTTCTTCTGTTAACGTTTTGCAAGAATCGATCAAATCTGGCCGTCTTGTATAAGTTCGCTTCAAAGATTCTTTGCGCCGCCACTCTTCTATTTTGGCATGATTTCCAGAAAGGAGCACATCCGGCACTTTTAGTCCTTTATAATCGGCTGGCCTTGTATAGTGAGGATGCTCTAGCAAACCTGTACTAAATGAATCTTCAATGTGAGACGCTTCTTTTCCAAGCACATGAGGCAAAAGCCTGACCACACTGTCTGCAATCATCATCGCTGGCAGCTCTCCGCCTGTGAGAACGAAATCTCCGATTGAGATTTCATCTGTGACAAGATGCTCCCTGATGCGCTCATCGTAGCCTTCATAATGGCCGCAAATGAACATAAGGTGTTCTTCTTTTGCAAGTTCTTCTGCCTTCTTTTGGGTATATCTTTCTCCTTGAGGACAGACAAGAATAATTCGGGGCTTCTTGCTTGCTTTGTTCGTCAAATCTTCTACCGCATCGAATACGGGCTGAGCTTTCAGTACCATACCAGCACCGCCGCCATACGGATAGTCATCTACTGTTTTATGCTTATGATCCGAATACTCTCTAAAATTGACAACATTGAATGAGACAGCTTCTTTCTCCTGTGCCTTTTTCAAGATCGATGAGTGGAGCACACCTTCGAACATTTCAGGAAAAAGTGTTAAGAAGTCGATTTTCATTCGTCAATGAGTCCTTCCATCACTTCAATGTGTATGGTTTTAGATGAGATATCGATCTTTTTGACGACAGATGGAATATAAGGAATCAAGGCATCTTTTTTGCCTTTTCTTCCGACCACCCAGACATCATTTGCCCCTGGTGTTAAAATCTCTTTGATTTGCCCGACAAGCTGATCCTCTTCATCGTATACTTCACAGCCAATGATTTGGTGGAAATAAAACTCTCCTTCATCTAAAGAGCCGAGATGTTCTTTTTCTACTTTTAAGATTGATTCTTTCAATAGCTCTGCTTCATTTAATGAGCTAATTTCTTCAAATGTGAGCAAATCAAACTGTTTATGCTGCCTATGTGATGCGACAGTGACTTTCAGCGGCTCCCCTTGACCTTGTTTAAAGATATAGAGGACGCTTCCTTTTTTGTAACGCTCTTCTGGGAAATCTGTCTTTGACACGACGCGTACTTCTCCGCGTACTCCGTGTGTATTGACAATCTTTCCAACATTCAACCATTCTTGTTCCATGTTCTCAATCACCCCTGACGTATTTCCACAATGGTGCCGTCTTTCACAACGATGACATTATCTTGCATTTTGTCATCCCATTTATCACCTATGTTCACTTCAACCAGCGCATCCACTTCTGTCTCTTTCATTTCACTTCCAAGCGGCAAAATATGCAGCTGCTCTACTTGAAAGTCAATTTGCTGGATTTTCTCCTGCCGTTTATCGATGGCTTTTTGAAATTGAGGGATGGCTTCTTGCTGATATGGTTCTTTTTCATGTTTTTTCAGTTGAAAATATAGTTGATTGCATTCACGCTCTAGTCTTTCTTTTTTCTCCAAAAAAGTCGTTAACAGTTTGTCCTTACTGCTTTCAGTTAATACTTGCATGACGGTGACATGTTGAATGATCTGCATCTTCCTTTTTGTCCCCCTATCCGAAGGCATTTGTCCTCTACAGTATAACGAAAAATAGATTTAAACGTGTAAAAAAAGGGGAGGTCCTAAGCCCTCTCCCTTTTTAGTCAGCAATCTCAAGTTGAACTTTCTTAGAAGACTCTGCACTTGCTGCAAACATGACTGTTCGTATCGCTTTTGCTGTACGTCCCTGCTTTCCGATCACCTTTCCGGTATCTTCAGCATTGACAGACAGTGTGTAAATCACTTGCTCATCTTTTTCTAATGAAGATACGTGAATATCTTCAGGGAAATCAACAAGTGGCTCGACGATGGACACAATCAATTCTTCCAAGGACAGCTCATTCATTATTTGCTGTTTTTCGCATTATGAAATTTTTCAAGAATTCCTTGGCTTGAGAAAAGGTTGCGAACTGTATCAGATGGTTTCGCACCATTTTGAAGCCATTTAAGAGCTAATTCTTCGTTGATTTTCACCTCAGCTGGTGATAACACTGGATTGTATGTTCCAACTGTTTCGATGAAACGACCGTCACGTGGTGAACGAGAATCTGCTACTACAATACGATAGAAAGGAGATCTTTTTGATCCCATACGTTTTAAACGAATTTTTACTGCCATTTTACTAGCACCTCCGAAAATATTTCAACAAGATAGTATATTAACAATGATAAAAGGGTTTGTAAAGTGTTTTTTCTTAACAACGGTTTTATCATGTATAACCAATTACATAAATGGTAATTTAAAGCCTTTTTTCTTTCCTTTGGACATGTTGGTCATTTGCTTCATCATCTTTTTCATTTCGTCAAATTGCTTTAAAAGGCGATTGACTTCCTGTACAGATGTTCCGCTTCCTTTTGCAATCCGTTTTCTTCGGCTTGCATTGATGACCTCTGGCTGTTCTTTTTCCTCGGTCGTCATTGATTTAATGATCGCTTCGATGTGATTGAGCTGCTTTTCGTCTACTTGGACGTTTTTGAGCCCCTTCATTTTACCGGCTCCCGGCATCATTTGGATCAATTCATCGAGTGGACCCATGTTACGAACTTGGCCAAGCTGCTCGAGGAAATCATCGAGTGTAAAGCTCATGGTCCGCATTTTTTGTTCAAGCTCTTTCGCTTTATCTTGGTCCACGTTTGCCTGTGCTTTTTCAATCAGTGTAAGCACATCTCCCATGCCAAGAATTCTTGATGCCATCCGTTCTGGGTGGAATGGTTCAATCGCGTCAAGCTTTTCACCTAGCGCGGCGAATTTAATCGGCGTATTGGTGACAGCTCGAATAGAAAGGGCTGCACCGCCTCGTGTATCACCGTCTAGTTTCGTTAGAACGACACCTGTTAAACCAAGCTGTTCATTGAAGCTTTTTGCTACATTGACAGCATCTTGACCTGTCATAGAGTCAACAACAAGGAAAATTTCTTCTGGACTCGCTACTTCTTTTACTTTCTGAAGTTCATCCATCAATTCTTCATCAATATGAAGGCGTCCTGCTGTATCTAAAATGACATAATCATGGTGTTCTTCTTTCGCTTTTTCGATTGCCTGTTTGGCAATCTCGACAGGACTGACTTGATCACCTAATGAAAACACAGGCATATCAAGCTGTTTCCCTAGCGTTTGAAGCTGCTGGATCGCTGCTGGTCTGTAAATATCTGCAGCCACCATCATCGGCTTGCGATTATGTTTTTTGCGAAGTAAATTAGCAAGCTTCCCAGTTGTGGTGGTTTTACCTGCCCCTTGAAGACCAACCATCATAATGACCGTCGGAGATTTTTTCGCTACAGCGATTTTACTCTCTTCTCCGCCCATTAATTCAGTGAGCTCTTCTTTTACAACTTTAATGACCTGTTGTCCAGGGGTAAGGCTTTTCATGACCTCTTGTCCAACTGCCCGCTCACTTACTTTTTTCACAAAGTCTTTGACTACTTTAAAATTGACGTCAGCTTCAAGAAGGGCAAGGCGAACCTCGCGCATCATTTCTTTTACATCTTGTTCTGACACTTTTCCTTTGCCGCGGATTTTTGA harbors:
- the ffh gene encoding signal recognition particle protein is translated as MAFEGLADRLQQTISKIRGKGKVSEQDVKEMMREVRLALLEADVNFKVVKDFVKKVSERAVGQEVMKSLTPGQQVIKVVKEELTELMGGEESKIAVAKKSPTVIMMVGLQGAGKTTTTGKLANLLRKKHNRKPMMVAADIYRPAAIQQLQTLGKQLDMPVFSLGDQVSPVEIAKQAIEKAKEEHHDYVILDTAGRLHIDEELMDELQKVKEVASPEEIFLVVDSMTGQDAVNVAKSFNEQLGLTGVVLTKLDGDTRGGAALSIRAVTNTPIKFAALGEKLDAIEPFHPERMASRILGMGDVLTLIEKAQANVDQDKAKELEQKMRTMSFTLDDFLEQLGQVRNMGPLDELIQMMPGAGKMKGLKNVQVDEKQLNHIEAIIKSMTTEEKEQPEVINASRRKRIAKGSGTSVQEVNRLLKQFDEMKKMMKQMTNMSKGKKKGFKLPFM
- the rplS gene encoding 50S ribosomal protein L19, encoding MQQLIEEITKEQLRTDLPAFRPGDTLRVHVKVVEGTRERIQIFEGVVIKRRGGGISETFTVRKISYGVGVERTFPVHTPKIANIEVVRHGKVRRAKLYYLRELRGKAARIKEIRR
- the trmD gene encoding tRNA (guanosine(37)-N1)-methyltransferase TrmD; amino-acid sequence: MKIDFLTLFPEMFEGVLHSSILKKAQEKEAVSFNVVNFREYSDHKHKTVDDYPYGGGAGMVLKAQPVFDAVEDLTNKASKKPRIILVCPQGERYTQKKAEELAKEEHLMFICGHYEGYDERIREHLVTDEISIGDFVLTGGELPAMMIADSVVRLLPHVLGKEASHIEDSFSTGLLEHPHYTRPADYKGLKVPDVLLSGNHAKIEEWRRKESLKRTYTRRPDLIDSCKTLTEEEKRWLWQLHND
- the rpsP gene encoding 30S ribosomal protein S16: MAVKIRLKRMGSKRSPFYRIVVADSRSPRDGRFIETVGTYNPVLSPAEVKINEELALKWLQNGAKPSDTVRNLFSSQGILEKFHNAKNSK
- a CDS encoding KH domain-containing protein, which codes for MNELSLEELIVSIVEPLVDFPEDIHVSSLEKDEQVIYTLSVNAEDTGKVIGKQGRTAKAIRTVMFAASAESSKKVQLEIAD
- a CDS encoding YlqD family protein — encoded protein: MQIIQHVTVMQVLTESSKDKLLTTFLEKKERLERECNQLYFQLKKHEKEPYQQEAIPQFQKAIDKRQEKIQQIDFQVEQLHILPLGSEMKETEVDALVEVNIGDKWDDKMQDNVIVVKDGTIVEIRQG
- the rimM gene encoding ribosome maturation factor RimM (Essential for efficient processing of 16S rRNA), coding for MEQEWLNVGKIVNTHGVRGEVRVVSKTDFPEERYKKGSVLYIFKQGQGEPLKVTVASHRQHKQFDLLTFEEISSLNEAELLKESILKVEKEHLGSLDEGEFYFHQIIGCEVYDEEDQLVGQIKEILTPGANDVWVVGRKGKKDALIPYIPSVVKKIDISSKTIHIEVMEGLIDE